The following proteins come from a genomic window of Pseudomonas putida:
- a CDS encoding DHA2 family efflux MFS transporter permease subunit, translating to MAGDQLLRPTAEPTRRDWIAVMSVMLGAFMAVLDIQITNSSLKDIQGALSATLEEGSWISTSYLVAEIIMIPLTAWLVQLLSARRLAVWVSGGFLLSSLLCSMAWNLESMILFRALQGFTGGALIPLAFTLTLIKLPEHHRAKGMAMFAMTATFAPSIGPTLGGWLTENWGWEYIFYINIPPGLLMIAGLLYGLEKKEAHWELLKSTDYAGIVTLGLGLGCLQVFLEEGHRKDWLESHLIVGLGSVALVSLITFVILQFSKPHPLINLRILGNRNFGLSSIASLGMGVGLYGSIYLLPLYLAQVQGYNALQIGEVIMWMGIPQLFLIPLVPQLMKVISPKVLCALGFCLFGAASFGSGVLNPDFAGPQFNHIQIIRALGQPMIMVTISLIATAYIQQQDAGSASSLFNILRNLGGAIGIALLATLLDARTKVYFDYLRESVVPSNPQVAERLAQLAERLGNDNAALGKLSEITHQQALIMAYNDAFHFVGIGLAVSMVAVLLTRKLPEGLKAGEAH from the coding sequence ATGGCCGGTGACCAACTGCTGCGCCCCACGGCGGAGCCAACCCGGCGCGACTGGATCGCGGTGATGAGCGTGATGCTCGGTGCCTTCATGGCAGTGCTGGACATCCAGATCACCAACTCCTCGTTGAAGGACATCCAGGGCGCACTGTCGGCGACGCTGGAAGAAGGCTCATGGATTTCCACCTCGTACCTGGTAGCGGAAATCATCATGATCCCGCTAACAGCCTGGCTGGTGCAGCTGCTGTCGGCGCGGCGCCTGGCAGTGTGGGTATCCGGCGGCTTCCTGCTGTCGTCGCTGCTATGCTCGATGGCCTGGAACCTGGAGAGCATGATCCTGTTCCGTGCCTTGCAGGGCTTCACTGGCGGCGCGCTGATACCGCTGGCCTTTACCCTGACCCTGATCAAGCTGCCCGAGCACCACCGCGCCAAAGGCATGGCGATGTTCGCCATGACCGCCACTTTCGCCCCCTCCATCGGCCCCACCCTGGGCGGCTGGCTGACCGAGAACTGGGGCTGGGAGTACATCTTCTACATCAATATCCCGCCGGGCCTGCTAATGATCGCCGGCTTGTTATACGGGCTTGAGAAGAAGGAGGCGCACTGGGAGCTGCTGAAAAGTACCGATTACGCCGGGATCGTCACGCTCGGACTTGGGTTGGGCTGCCTACAGGTGTTTCTTGAGGAAGGCCATCGCAAGGACTGGCTGGAGTCGCACCTGATCGTCGGCCTGGGCAGCGTTGCCCTGGTCAGCCTGATCACCTTCGTCATCTTGCAGTTTTCCAAGCCACATCCACTGATCAACCTGCGCATTCTTGGCAACCGCAACTTTGGCCTGTCGAGCATCGCCAGCCTGGGCATGGGCGTGGGCCTGTACGGGTCGATCTATCTGCTACCGCTGTACCTGGCGCAGGTACAGGGTTACAACGCGTTGCAGATTGGCGAGGTGATCATGTGGATGGGTATTCCGCAGCTGTTCCTGATCCCGCTGGTGCCGCAACTGATGAAGGTGATATCGCCCAAGGTACTATGCGCGCTGGGGTTTTGCCTGTTCGGCGCTGCCAGTTTCGGTTCGGGGGTGCTCAACCCGGACTTTGCCGGGCCGCAGTTCAACCATATCCAGATCATCCGCGCCCTGGGCCAACCGATGATCATGGTGACCATCTCGCTGATTGCCACCGCGTATATCCAACAACAGGATGCAGGGTCCGCGTCGAGCCTGTTCAATATTCTGCGTAACCTCGGTGGCGCGATTGGTATTGCCTTGCTGGCCACCCTGCTGGATGCGCGCACCAAGGTGTACTTCGACTACCTGCGCGAATCGGTGGTGCCGAGCAACCCACAGGTGGCTGAGCGGCTGGCGCAACTGGCGGAGCGCTTGGGCAATGACAATGCGGCGCTGGGCAAACTTAGCGAGATTACCCACCAGCAGGCACTGATCATGGCTTACAACGATGCCTTCCACTTTGTCGGGATCGGGTTGGCGGTGAGCATGGTGGCGGTGTTGCTGACCCGCAAGTTGCCGGAGGGGCTGAAGGCTGGGGAGGCCCACTGA
- a CDS encoding glutamate--tRNA ligase — MTTVRTRIAPSPTGDPHVGTAYIALFNYCFAKQHGGEFILRIEDTDQLRSTRESEQQIFDALRWLGIEWNEGPDVGGPHGPYRQSERGEIYAKYAKELVDAGHAFYCFCTAEELEQMRAEQQARGETPRYDGRALLMSAEEVQRRLDAGEPHVIRMKVPSEGICVVPDMLRGDVEIPWDRMDMQVLMKNDGLPTYFLANVVDDHLMGITHVLRGEEWLPSAPKLIKLYEYFGWEQPKLCYMPLLRNPDKSKLSKRKNPTSVTFYERMGFMPEAMLNYLGRMGWSMPDEREKFSLAEMVEHFDLSRISLGGPIFDIEKLSWLNGQWLRELPVEEFAARLQKWAFNSDYMMKIAPHVQGRVETFSQVAPLGGFFFEGALKLDAKLFESKKLSADQVRQVIQLILWKLESLRQWEKERITGCIQAVVEALELKLRDAMPLMFAAITGQASSVSVLDAMEILGPDLTRYRLRQALDLLGGVSKKENKEWEKLLASIA; from the coding sequence ATGACCACCGTACGCACGCGTATCGCGCCATCGCCTACCGGCGACCCCCATGTCGGCACTGCCTACATCGCCCTGTTCAACTACTGCTTTGCCAAGCAGCACGGCGGTGAGTTCATCTTGCGCATTGAAGACACCGACCAGCTGCGCTCCACGCGTGAGTCGGAGCAACAGATCTTCGACGCCCTGCGCTGGCTTGGCATCGAATGGAACGAAGGCCCGGATGTCGGCGGCCCGCATGGCCCTTACCGGCAGAGCGAGCGTGGCGAAATCTACGCCAAGTACGCCAAGGAACTGGTAGACGCCGGCCACGCCTTCTACTGCTTCTGCACCGCCGAAGAGCTGGAGCAGATGCGTGCCGAGCAGCAGGCCCGCGGCGAAACCCCGCGTTACGATGGCCGTGCGTTGCTGATGAGCGCCGAAGAAGTACAGCGCCGCCTGGACGCTGGCGAGCCGCACGTGATCCGCATGAAGGTGCCGAGCGAAGGTATCTGCGTGGTGCCGGACATGCTGCGCGGCGATGTCGAGATCCCGTGGGACCGCATGGACATGCAGGTGCTGATGAAGAACGACGGCCTGCCGACGTACTTCCTGGCCAACGTGGTCGACGACCACCTGATGGGCATCACCCACGTGCTGCGTGGGGAAGAGTGGCTGCCATCGGCGCCCAAGCTGATCAAGCTGTACGAGTACTTCGGTTGGGAGCAGCCCAAGCTGTGCTACATGCCGCTGCTGCGCAACCCGGACAAATCCAAACTGTCCAAGCGCAAGAACCCGACCTCGGTCACCTTCTATGAGCGCATGGGCTTCATGCCTGAAGCGATGCTCAACTATCTTGGCCGCATGGGCTGGTCGATGCCTGACGAGCGCGAGAAGTTCTCGCTGGCCGAAATGGTCGAGCACTTCGACCTGTCGCGTATCTCGCTGGGCGGCCCGATCTTTGACATCGAGAAGCTGTCCTGGCTCAACGGCCAGTGGCTGCGCGAGCTGCCGGTAGAGGAATTCGCCGCACGCCTGCAGAAATGGGCGTTCAACAGCGACTACATGATGAAGATTGCCCCGCACGTGCAGGGCCGGGTAGAAACCTTCAGCCAGGTTGCCCCGTTGGGCGGGTTCTTCTTCGAAGGCGCGCTCAAGCTGGACGCCAAGCTGTTCGAAAGCAAGAAACTGTCGGCCGACCAGGTGCGCCAGGTGATCCAGCTGATCCTGTGGAAGCTTGAAAGCCTGCGCCAGTGGGAAAAAGAGCGCATCACCGGTTGCATCCAGGCCGTGGTCGAGGCGCTGGAGCTGAAGCTGCGTGACGCCATGCCGCTGATGTTCGCCGCCATCACCGGCCAGGCCAGCTCGGTTTCGGTGCTGGACGCCATGGAAATCCTCGGTCCCGACCTGACCCGCTACCGCCTGCGCCAGGCCCTGGACCTGCTGGGTGGGGTGTCGAAGAAAGAAAACAAAGAGTGGGAAAAGCTGTTGGCTTCCATTGCCTGA
- a CDS encoding HlyD family efflux transporter periplasmic adaptor subunit, whose translation MPAQLKRRLTIFFTLVAIIALAFLAHWYFKGRFYESTDNAYVQGEITRISSQLGARIETVPVADNQHVNKGDLLVRLEPADFELAVERARAALATREAEYAQAQSRLTQQGSLIAAGQAQLAATQATFDRSRLDLSRAEKLRKPGFVSEERVTTLSADSHVAGSQVDKARADLQSQRQQVTTLNAELKRLDAQIANARTDLAQAELNLTRCEIHAPISGTIGQRSARDGQVVQAGAYLLSIVPDEDIWVQANFKETQIGRMHPGQRAELVFDSYPDTPIEGRVDSLFAASGAQFSLLPPDNATGNFTKVVQRIPVKLTFRADNPLHGRIRPGMSVTATVDLRSEDQDHNGR comes from the coding sequence ATGCCTGCCCAACTCAAACGCCGCCTGACGATCTTCTTCACCCTGGTGGCCATCATTGCCCTTGCCTTCCTGGCCCACTGGTACTTCAAGGGCCGCTTCTACGAAAGCACCGACAACGCTTACGTGCAGGGCGAGATCACCCGTATCTCCAGCCAGCTCGGTGCACGCATCGAAACAGTCCCGGTCGCGGACAACCAGCACGTCAACAAGGGCGACCTGCTGGTGCGCCTGGAGCCCGCCGACTTCGAGCTGGCGGTCGAACGCGCCCGCGCCGCCCTGGCCACCCGCGAAGCCGAGTACGCGCAAGCGCAAAGCCGCCTCACCCAGCAAGGCAGCCTGATTGCCGCCGGCCAGGCCCAGCTGGCGGCTACCCAGGCCACTTTCGACCGTTCACGGCTGGACCTGAGCCGCGCCGAGAAACTGCGCAAGCCGGGTTTTGTCTCTGAAGAGCGGGTCACTACCCTGTCGGCGGACAGCCATGTCGCCGGTTCCCAGGTCGACAAGGCACGCGCCGACCTGCAAAGCCAGCGCCAGCAGGTCACGACCCTGAACGCCGAACTCAAGCGCCTCGATGCGCAAATCGCCAATGCCCGCACCGACCTGGCCCAGGCCGAGCTGAACCTGACCCGCTGCGAAATCCATGCACCGATCAGCGGCACCATCGGCCAGCGCAGTGCGCGCGATGGCCAGGTGGTGCAGGCTGGCGCCTACCTGCTGTCGATCGTGCCGGATGAAGACATCTGGGTGCAGGCCAACTTCAAGGAAACCCAGATCGGCCGCATGCACCCCGGCCAGCGCGCGGAGCTGGTGTTCGACAGTTACCCCGACACACCGATCGAAGGCCGGGTGGACAGCCTGTTCGCCGCGTCCGGTGCGCAGTTCAGCCTGCTGCCACCGGACAACGCCACCGGCAACTTCACCAAAGTTGTGCAGCGCATCCCGGTAAAACTCACGTTCCGCGCCGACAACCCGTTGCATGGGCGTATTCGCCCCGGCATGTCGGTGACCGCCACTGTCGACCTGCGCAGTGAAGACCAAGACCACAATGGCCGGTGA